One segment of Synchiropus splendidus isolate RoL2022-P1 chromosome 4, RoL_Sspl_1.0, whole genome shotgun sequence DNA contains the following:
- the si:dkey-211g8.9 gene encoding free fatty acid receptor 3 produces MQVEVKDCVALAVYCFTFLLGLPANLLVLFVYVRKARKRGATPNVVYALNLCMANLALVAWLPVKAMETLLQNWTLPALVCPIYSFFLFTSLYGSCLFITAVTVGRYLSIAFPIIYKRYRRARLSCCISASLWVLVFIHMGIGLAAEGGANFVSVQNDASVCYDNFNTSQLAVLLPLRLEMAISLFLLPLFVTSFCTLRCVTLVWRSNLRPMGKRRVLTVALSTLAVYVICYAPYNISHIVGYALKTNVEWRVYAMLTSSCNVFLEPMVMLMLSPAMSRGLLGKMCGRQSHFSRTDGMRHRCTSPNTEAVCQSANNAGGDEQSSCKR; encoded by the coding sequence ATGCAGGTGGAGGTCAAGGATTGTGTAGCGCTTGCTGTCTACTGCTTCACCTTTCTGTTGGGACTTCCTGCCAACCTGCTGGTGCTTTTCGTGTATGTACGCAAAGCCCGCAAACGTGGAGCGACGCCTAATGTGGTCTACGCCCTCAACCTCTGCATGGCTAACCTGGCGCTGGTAGCCTGGCTCCCCGTCAAGGCCATGGAGACCCTGCTTCAGAACTGGACGCTGCCGGCGTTGGTGTGTCCCATCTACAgtttcttcctcttcacttcaCTTTACGGCAGCTGCTTGTTCATCACGGCGGTCACTGTCGGACGCTACCTGAGCATCGCGTTTCCGATCATCTACAAGCGGTACAGACGGGCCcgcctctcctgctgcatcagtgCTTCCTTGTGGGTTTTGGTATTCATTCACATGGGCATTGGACTGGCTGCAGAAGGAGGCGCCAACTTTGTCTCCGTCCAGAACGATGCTTCCGTTTGCTATGACAATTTCAACACGTCCCAGCTGGCTGTCCTGCTTCCACTGCGCCTAGAGATGGCCATCTCCTTGTTTCTTCTGCCTCTATTCGTGACGTCTTTTTGCACACTGAGATGCGTTACCCTTGTTTGGCGGTCCAACCTACGACCCATGGGTAAGAGACGAGTTCTGACTGTAGCACTCTCCACGCTGGCCGTGTACGTGATCTGCTACGCCCCCTACAATATCTCGCACATTGTCGGCTACGCCCTGAAGACAAATGTGGAGTGGAGAGTCTACGCAATGTTGACAAGCTCCTGCAACGTGTTCCTGGAGCCCATGGTGATGCTGATGTTGTCTCCAGCCATGTCCAGGGGACTCTTGGGAAAAATGTGCGGACGACAGAGTCATTTCAGTCGGACCGATGGCATGCGTCATCGCTGCACGTCACCCAATACGGAGGCAGTTTGTCAGAGCGCAAACAATGCAGGGGGAGACGAGCAAAGCAGCTGTAAAAGGTGA